The Raoultibacter phocaeensis genome contains a region encoding:
- a CDS encoding DNA-3-methyladenine glycosylase I gives MGSVEEKTRCAWADTPIYVDYPDNEWGRPTHDDCELFELLVLEGAQAGLSWLTILKKREAYREAFDGFDPAKVARYDEAKVEELMANAGIVRNRRKVEAAVTNAQLFLDVVEGFGSFYAFIWWYVDGEPIVNRWETQADMPATTPLSDRISKDLKKRGFKFVGSTIVYAYMQSIGMANDHVVDCFVREEMVEEL, from the coding sequence GTGGGTTCTGTGGAGGAGAAGACCAGGTGCGCGTGGGCGGACACGCCGATCTACGTGGACTACCCTGACAACGAGTGGGGGAGGCCCACCCACGATGACTGCGAGCTGTTCGAGCTGCTGGTCTTGGAGGGTGCGCAGGCAGGCTTGTCGTGGCTCACCATCCTCAAGAAGCGCGAGGCGTACCGCGAGGCCTTCGACGGCTTCGATCCCGCCAAGGTGGCGCGCTACGACGAGGCCAAGGTCGAGGAGCTCATGGCGAACGCGGGCATCGTCCGCAACCGCCGCAAGGTCGAGGCGGCCGTGACCAACGCGCAGCTGTTCCTGGACGTGGTCGAGGGGTTCGGCAGCTTCTATGCGTTCATCTGGTGGTACGTGGACGGCGAGCCCATCGTGAACCGTTGGGAAACCCAAGCGGATATGCCGGCCACCACGCCGCTGTCCGACCGCATCAGCAAGGACCTCAAGAAGCGCGGCTTCAAGTTCGTCGGCTCTACCATCGTCTACGCCTATATGCAGTCCATCGGCATGGCGAACGACCACGTGGTGGATTGTTTCGTGCGAGAGGAGATGGTCGAGGAGCTATAA